The window ttttttttttcttttagctaACAAGATGACTGACAAGGCAACTAACATGGGAACGAGGTCTAAGAAGGATATATCCCTTTTATGGTGAGAAACAAACACGACAAATCTGTCGAGAAAAACTAACGAAAATAGAAAAATCTAACAGGTCATTGGTAGAAGAAACTCTTAGCTTCTCCCTAAAAGATTTCCTAGTTGAATTGTTTAGATACCCTTCTTTTAAAGTGACTTGATGTGAAACAATCacttaaactttttaaaaattagtGACCGGAAGTTGTTTCAGAAAATTTAACAAGAAGTTGACTAGTTATCTGATTAGCTTTAGTTGTGTACTTGTCATCTAACATATTTTTAATGATAGGGGTTTTTTGGCAATGAAACCCATACCCGAATACCGAACCGaataccaaatttttaaaaaatattaaccGCAAACCGATCGAAAAATCGAATAAACCAAACCGAATAAACCAAAATTATCGGTTCGGTCGATTTTTTCGGGTTGGTCGTTATTATGCCCCTAGTTTAGATTACTTTCCACAAAGATTTGCAAGTAAATGGATGAAATCCGTACTTCAAATCTTAGTATTTTAAGAAGGGAATGACATATCATACTAGTGGTTTTAGAAGCGTTCAGTACTGCTTCTCTATAGTTTCAGAAACTTTAATTCCCTTCAAAATAAGAACATAATAATTATTCCCATCTAAAAGTACttgttaaaagaaaatatttaaatggATTTTGGTAGTGATGGGAGAACCAAGAATTGGTTACCACTTAATTACTCAAGCAGTGGAGAGACTCTATACTCACGTTCTCTAAGATATACAAAGCACGACCAACTTATGGAGACGCAGACGTTAGTTTTCAAGGGTACGCCTTTTATTTTGGTCGGCTTCCTTTCTGCAAATAGCTTGAATAGTTAGGATTGGGGGTGACAATTTGAGCCCGAATCTATTTGACTCGCCTTACCTTCCAAAGTTGgccattcattttttttttggggggcaATAATCTATGAATATTACCATAATAATTGTTTACAAACTAAAGAGCATCTAGAGTCCTAGGAGAGTGCCCGGTACATATAGACCTCAGGAAGAAAAATAACTAAGAATACACATGAACTAACTACAAAAATCTATTTACAACACTTGACACCTCCTAGCTTTCCTCGATGTTGTTGGGTTCCGTGTCCTTGGCAGGCTCGACCATTAGAGAGCTGTTCATTACCAACCTCCGACTTCTTTTTTAGCTTTGGCTCGGAAGAGGTCGGCCTTTGGGCCCGTATTAGAAGGGAATCTTggtttttttaattataaaagcaACCCCAAGAGTTATGTTTTATTCCCGAAGATATGTTTGATCTCCCTAGTCTAGGGACTTCTTGCAAGGGCAACACTTGACAACTCCTAGCTTTCCTCGATGTTGCTTGCATGTTGATCCTCTCTTTAAGTTCTTCATGTATCTGTTCTATACTAAATTCTGTGTTCACAATCACTTGCCCCATACTTCACTTGTGAAATTTCACTGGGTTTGATTGACAGAGAGTCACTTGCCTAAAAATGTTTCAGTTTCTAGCTTGCCATGCATGGTAGACCATGACACCAAGTATGGCTGCTGCTGCTACTTTTCTAAACTGCCTCCAATATCTGCTTCTTATCCACCGCAAACTCTCATTAATAGGCTTTGGTGGAAAGTTGATACCAGACCAATTTGTCAGTGCTCCCCTTATGGTAGTAATCCAACTACACTCTGCAAATAAGTGTTGATGTGTTTTTGGAACTCAACCCATCTTGGCCCGGCCCATCTCAGCCCATCTAAAATTAGGCTGATTTTTAGTTCAAATTGATCTACGAGTAACTTTactaaaatatctttaaaataattcttttttgtttaagatgttatatatgaccataacaaaagaaaaaacgtattatttgattatttaaggctggcaagtgggccggtccaggccggggaccggcccgggaccgcgagCCAAACGactaaacgggccaggaccgtttggtccggtTTTAGCGGGCCTGGTCCGGTCATTTTactaaaatatctttaaaataattcttttttgtttaagatgttatatatgaccataacaaaagaaaaaacgtattatttgattatttaaggctggcaagtgggccggtccaggccggggaccggcccgggaccgcgagCCAAACGactaaacgggccaggaccgtttggtccggtCTCGTGGGGCCGGGCCTATGATTTGGGCCTGTATGCCCGGGACCGGTCCGGTCCCTTAgcgttttttttaattttttttttaaaaaaaaaacgttaggctgtcaaaaatagccgttggctatttatgaatatatatatatatatatatatatataagcttatatttatactatactatagtctatactatatatacatcttaagatatactatatatacatcttaagatatactatatatactatactatatatacatcttaagatatactatatatactatactatactatatatacatagtatactagatatactagatatatatatagtagatatacatgtatatatagtatatcttaagatgtatatatagtatataaatcaaatatagcttatatataataaaatgtatatatatattatagtatagtatagtatacatataagcttatatatatatatgtatatcgaatatagcttatatatcttaagttgtatatatagtatatactatactatactataatatatatacatcttactatatatattatatatatcttaagatgtatactatcgaatatgacttatatactatgtatatatagtatagtgtgtgtatatataagatgtatacaGACAGTAAATTTCTTTTAACCTCTTCCAAGTAACTGttaatcttatatatatatatgtatatcgaatatatcgaatatagcttatatatcttaagttgtatatatagtatatactatactatactataatatatatacatcttactatatatattatatatatcttaagatgtatactatcgaatatgacttatatactatgtatatatagtatagtgtgtgtatatatatatatatatatgtatatcgaatatatcgaatatagcttatatatcttaagttgtatatatagtatatactatactatactataatatatatacatcttactatatatattatatatatcttaagatgtatactatcgaatatgacttatatactatgtatatatagtatagtgtgtgtatatataagatgtatatatagtatagtgtgtgtatatatatatattactattttttttctctaactatagtatagtatagtatacatataagcttatatatatatatatatatatatgtatatcgaatatatcgaatatagcttatatatcttaagttgtatatatagtatatactatactatactataatatatatacatcttactatatatattatatatatcttaagatgtatactatcgaatatgacttatatactatgtatatatagtatagtgtgtgtatatataagatgtatatatagtatagtgtgtgtgtgtgatatatatatatatatatatatatatatatatatatatatatatatatatatatatatatatcttaagatgtatatatagtatatcttaagatgtatactatcgaatatgacttatatactatgtatatatagtatagtgtgtgtatatataagatgtatatatagtatagtgtgtgtgtgtgtgtgtatatatatatatcttaagatgtatatatatatatatatagtatataaatcgaatataacttatatatcttaagatgtatatatagtatagtatatcgaatatactatgtatatatagtatagtgtgtatatatacacactatattatatatacatagtttataagtcatattcgatagtatacatcttaagatatactatatatacatcttactatatatatatatatatatagcttatatatcttaagatgtatatatatcttaagatctactatactatactatatatatatagtatatcttaagatgtatatatagtatattttaagatgtatactatgtatatataatatagtatatatatattttaagatgcatatatagtatataaatcgaatatagcttatatatctttattactattttttttctctaacttctataaataaaaaaaaataaaaatacaaagtttctgttgggcccgtttgggccgtttaggcccgggaccggcccactaaaCTCGGGACCGTTaattcgtggtcccggtcccgagccgattccagcaataagcccgcgaagcccgggaccgtttaggaccggaccggcccacttaggaccgggcccggcccacttgccacccctaTGATTATTAAACAATTTATAAGAAAATAACACGCATTAATTAAAGTTTGATAAGAGTTTGGTGGACTATGACCCAACTTTTAACCCATCTTGATCCAGCACATTTCAGTCCAAGTAACTTTTAGACGGGTCAATTGACTCAGTCCATTTTAACCAACCCAAAATAAGTCTAATCCGCCCATCAATACCCTTAGTTTGGATGTACAATACTAAGATTCACCGTGTAAGAAATTTTGTTctgtaaaaagaaaaaagaaaagaaaattgtcaTCAGATCCTGCTTTCGTTTCTGATactgatactaatattgtctcctttttgtcattttgtctttttatttttttgagccgagggtctttcggaaacagcctctctactccttcggggtaggggtaaggtctgcgtacacactaccctccccaaatccCATTAgtaggattttactgggttgttgttgttgttgttgttgcttggaAGGTGTCCATTAATCAAATAAAGCCTCAGTGATCTCTTTTCATCTTTCCTTTCCTTTCCAGTCCAGGCGTCCTACCGATCCCAAAGTGTGCGCCTTTCACGCGAATCTTGAGGCAACTTCACTGCACCTTGCACCAGGATGCCCCAAGGAGCACCTTAAACTCGCCTTTCAATACTTTGCTTttaacatgctttcaaattacaTATATTCTCTGTATGCAAAAATGATTGAATCATTTTCATTAGAAGGTTTAAATTTGACACCAAAGATGAAGTATGTCACATAGTTAGGACTGAAGTAGTAGCATGTTTCTTGAGCTCTCTAGTTTCTCTAGCCTCAAGAGCTTAACTTATTGTAACTTCATTGGCAAGTTCGCTCACGCTCATTCCATTATGCTCAAGAGCAGTACTTAGCTTGAGAAACACACAGCAAGAATACTTGCCGTTGCAAAAGTTTGAGATGGAATCTTCACAGGCAAGGAGATGCCACGGATCTGATGATATTTCTGTCGACAGACTGCTACTAGTAGTGCAAAGCAGAAGTTGTAGTACCTAAAGGATGTCTATACAGTGGAAGGAAGAAGAACTATACCAGTTATCATGTTTTTCTCCTAAGGATCGGATCTTGATATATCAAAGAAACTTTCAgtctttttcaacaaaaaaacaGTAATAATGGGTTGAGTCCAAAATCAAGAAACAAAGCAGATATAGACACAGTCTCTCCTCTCTACCTGTTGGTTTCTAGAATGGGAACAGTGTCTCAGCAACAAAACTGCCCATCCCTCTTTATAACATAGATAAACCTTACACAATAAGAAGCTGTAAGTTGGTAGACAGGGGGTTCACAAAATAAGGCTAGTTTTCAAATTATTCATGAGACCAGCACTTTAACTGTACACAACGGGAGAAATTGAGAAATACACACACACCTTAAAGTAACGGTTATTGAAGAGAAAATATTAGGCAATTTGCCTTTTCGCAACTCAGACAGCCAGCATGCTTTCCAGCTCTCAATAGTTCAAACAGGCAAGACTCTCCATTTAATGCTGGCAGTTCACTTTTAGTTAAACATAGAAGTAGAGGTTGTCGTTTTGAAGCAGCCGCAAATGCTAGGggtgcttttttttttctttctatccAGTTTATCTATATAAGTTGCTCGATTCGCCTTCATCTTTAATAATGCACTAAAATTGGGCTAATATCTTAGAGGAAAAGCATCAAGCTTTTTTTCCCCATAAGTCAAGCTCATTTTAATTGATAACACGCCACGATGGTGTCAAAAGATGACAATGAAAATTACTAAAGCAGAATAATTTCTAATCATAGCTTATCAATTCACCcctacaaaattcaaaattttataaTCGCACACAAATTGAGAAAGAAACCTAACAATTATCTCAAATTTATTAAAAAGTCAGTCAAGAAAACCTGTCTTCCGCCAAATGGCATTTCGGACCTGCCTCAAATCCCTCCCTTTCAACTTCCTCCCAGCTCCCTCAAGCACAGAGGATGCCAAAATCGGCGTCTGCCTCGAAGCAACAAGTTCATGTGGCGGTAACATCTCGCAATTATCCACGTCgtcgtcgtcatcatcatcatcatcatcgtcaacGTCGTCGAAATGACGGCCTCTTTGCCCTCCTACTGCCGAAATTACAGGCACATTCACCGGTGCGGACTGGAGATATTTAACCCGATCCACCGATGGCGGCCGTTTAGGTATTGTAGGAATCAAACGAGCCGACGATGTGGAGGAAGACGAGGAGGATGACGAGACAGAGAGCAAAGCAGGCGCGTGGGACTCAGACTCCGGCAGCGCGGCTAGGATACCGAAATGTTTCTGGTGAGAGCGATGGTTAGGGGAACGATGGTGATTAGTATTGGGGCTCGTTGAGGTTGAAGGAATAGAGTGGTGAATAGCGTCAGAAGACACGTCGAAGATGTCGTGCTCGCTGAGCTCATCTCCAGCGGCGGAAGTGGAAGGGGAAgtggaggtggaggtagagggTTGGGATAGTGAGTGAGCGGTGGAGAAAATGCCGAGGAGCCGATCGGAATACGGTGGTTTCCGAAGGTACCGGTAATTATTGGCTCCGCCGCGGCGGCCTGAATCCATGGATAAAAGGAGGACACGAAATAGGGTAAGGGAAAACGGGAAAACGGAAACGGAAGTAGTGGAGCTGCTTTTAGTTGTTGGGAATGAAGTGGAGGAAAAGGTCTCTTTGCACTGAAAATAATGAATACGTGACCGTTTACAATGCATCTTTATATGCTTTTGTCACATAGTTTATATTTTATTATGTCACTTTAATATATGATTTTATAGAATTAGGGTAAATTATAGTActaaatagtaaatattaatatgATTTAATTGCAGATTCATCTGTTATATATCATATCATAAGTTTAACCCCCTTGAATAATATTTCTAATTTACAAAGGTATCAAgtatttaattttgaaaaacatGAGGTATAAATGTAATATTGAAATAGAATAACTAAATaacaaattaaaattataaacaaAAAGTTCTTATGTATTAATTTTAAGAAAGAAGAATACACTTATTTGCTAGAAACTTTTTTTTACACTTCTGTTTAGAtgagaaataattttttatatctcTTAAAGCTtttaatctatactatattaaaaacacgaattACTTAATGAAATATAGATCGTTCGTCTTTcttactctttaaaaataaattttgtattagataaaagtataatttaagttactttttctaatatttaggactttagaATTAACAAaatttttggtaattaaataATTCCTTATTGAAAAAAGTAAGAAGTCTTAAACCTAACCTTTTCAATTAATAAAAGAATATTATTGTATCAGTTTATGGTCACTTTTTGGTGCCCAAGTAAAGTAAGGAAAGGTCCATTCATTTGTCCAGAAATATGTTTTCCGCCTATCTATCGACTTTATGAATAAAGTGATACTATTAGGATAAGATCCTCCTTGGTCCTTTTTACATAAAAGTCTCGGCCGTCCGTTATCATTAAAATTGTGGTTAGAATTTTCTGATTTGGGAGTATTAACGCCGAATGTCGCGCGGGCTTCTTTTCATGTTTTCTCCATGCACACGTTAGGTTTTGTCTATTTTTTTCATTAGTTTTAATTAGACTAAATTAGAttagaaatttttttattttagtggtAGATATCTGCTCAATTATAAGAAACAAATATATCAGCATAAATGTACATCCCATgcaagatataataataattctcattaatattttaaatgttagATATTACaattaattgttcaaatattGAATGAGGTAATATCTTAATTATATGTAATTTAATTATCTtagtaaaaaaaagaagaagagaaagactAAGTAGGAAACTATGACTAAAGTCGATGAATCTCTGCACTCCTTAATCAAAATTTATAACCAGTCATAGAATTAAAATCCAATTAAttctatatgatttaattatctaagtaaacataaaaaagaaaaataaagaaagacttTTTATGAAAAAGTATATTTGATCCTCTGGTTATACAATAATATGTCCATTGCCTTTTAATCAAATTTATAATTTTGTGTAAATTTGAATACACATTATAATCAATACTATGATtagatataaattattttaatatcCACAATTATTActctttaattaaataaaattcttgaaatattttggaAATGATGCTTAACAGTTGCACATCAAATGTACatagtttaataatatttatataatttttaaagttttataCTAATTGATATGGGATACGTGTACAGAGCACGTATACTAAAACTAGTTAAAAGTAAAATGTGTGAAATCGTCTCAATTACCTAATAAGTTAATATTGACACTCtgaggcctcatttgtttttttaaaaaaaattaaaatgtttgaatctgaatacacatctgactATAAAGATGTGTCTAAAGATCTTAATACTAAATAATTAAGactgtttattttttaaatatatgaatatatctttgtttaaaaataaataaacataaattcaaatgaaatactaattaatctatatatatatatatatatatatatatatatatatatatatatatgtgtgtgtgtgtgtgtgtgtatgtatgtatgtatgtatgtgggATGCTTGCTAACGAAGGTGCTTGTGAGTGCCGACTAGAGGCGGTGGTTGGTGGTGaatttggttgatggtggtggttctcggtagtagctagtggtgattggtaGCGATAATGATTAtggttgaggatggtggtggtgagtggtgatagttaataatggtgGGTTGTGGTTGTGGTTGTGGTTGTGGTTGTGATTGAGTAAGGTGATGATGGGTGGTGATAGTTTATAATGGTGGACAGTGTCAGTTATGGTtattgatggtgatggggtggttGGTGGTAGTAGTTGAGGCAGGTAGGGGTGTGTGTGGTTATGGTTGAGGATAATGGTAGTGGGGGTGGTAGTGGTGGCGGCTAtggttgaggatggtggtggtggtagttgataatggtaggtgGTAGCAGCAGTTAATAATGAATGTAggtgatagcatcttaatgaaattaagtctttgttatagatcttaatcatacagacctattcaaatccattaagtggttgtgaagtaaaaataaataaatacactTAATGACTAAAATCTAAAtcattaagattcagactttaaaaataaacgcacttaatgtctgagatctgaatgtttaagattcagacctccattaagtaTAAACAAATGAGGCCTGAATGTGTTTCGTTAGCTAAGCTGGTTTTAGCAATGTGAaatgaggggttttggtgaattTGAACGTTTAAAATGGACGGAATCACTACTAAAAATccgctaaaaaccgaccaaatatttccgaccaacgttggtcggtcaaaaaaagcgaTCAAAAACCGTCCATCCTGGACGAAAActggaaatattttttttatattttttgaaaactaaataccgaccaacgttggtcggtaaattggtcaatgaattgacccagctggtcagacaagaaaattttggattaccgaccaacgttggtcggtaatctggatccaattttttaaattttaataattattttattatttaaaatattttataatatttaagaatttatatttaaaattaccgaccaacgttggtcggttaatgtaggggaagcatttaccgaccaactttggtcggtaattgttattttctgcaaaataaccgaccaaagttggtcggttattacgtcaacattggtcaaacttttgaattacttttatatttactatctaaataatataaatgtaattcgttaacacttttgtaatacaaataatgaatacactaacatatactatatataacatgctatatatgtagttaaagtagtacaacgaagcgtgttttatatatatatatatatatatatatatatatatatatatatatatatatatatatatatatatatatatatacacacacacacacacacacacaaatatatactataacaagctatatatatagttaaagtattacaataaagtgtgtgtatgtgtgtgtgtgtgtatatatatatatatacatagaggTATAaccgtatatatataagaatacgaagcgctaggaccacggGGTCGGGTTCTTTAGGGATaaacttgtgaagatcctaattagtatatataatttatcatcaaatatatctatttataaattaattcatcgacttataacttacttataTGCATcaatgaatattaaaaacaaagcgtttgacctatatcgactaatagtaaaaacaaaacgtctcgacctatatcgattaatctatgtcatgcattattagtgataaatgaataaaaaatagaagaattaatactaaacatctttgacatatatatatatatatatatatatatatatatatatatatagatcacaaattaaataaaaaaaaaagttattagtattaagtaaacgagttaaattaataggtcaaacatggttaaactttaacaagctatatatatatatacacactaacatatactataacaagctatatatatagttaaattaTTACAgtaaagtgtgtgtgtgtgtgtgtgtgtgtgtgtgtgtatgtatgtgtatatatatatatatatatatatatatatatatatatatatatatatataggtatagccgtatatatataagaacacgaagcgctaggaccacagggtcgggttcttttagggatagacttgggaagatactaattagtatatatactttatcatcaaatatatctatttgtaaattgattcatcgacttataacttacttagatgtatcgatgaatattaatcgatgattcatcaaaacgtctcgacctatatatcgattaatctatgtcatgcattattagtgatgaacgaatgaaaaaagaagttattagcatcaattacaatatagtgtatgtgtgtgtgtgagagaaattactcacatacttaattataacttaaaaaatttacttagatagatgctattataatttattaaaagtaaatagttaatataattatttataaagattatgcttatagtttataattatttataataattgtatagttaaataaaataaatgcttatagtttataatattttttttatagtttataatattttaagaaaacaaatacaaaaaaaaaagaatttaattttttttttaaaaaagccgaccaaagttggtaggtttttggtcaaacggtcaacacttaatgtaccgaccaaaattaccgaccaaatttggtcggtaattctgaaatcAGAATTGAAAAATGGGGGAACCCCCATTTCTCTCTtaccctctccttctctatttccctcactcaataccttcccctctccttctctatttccctcacataaATCTCATTCCCCACCCCGCGTCGCCACCGCCCAGTCTCCGCCGTCGCAGTGCCGTCGCCGCTGCCACTACCACTgccgcccctctccttctccatctcctaaaaattttaggtttgaattacaacccatttatttattatttctaggttttgttaattagttatgaattagtttcaattgattagtgtttcaattatttgaacattgcattttattgaggattagggtttaggtcttgttttaattagttttgttaattagttttattaactaattagttttgttaattagtcaattagttatgaattagttttaattgatgagtgtttcaattttgagtttgtattgtcttgaatagtttagttagaattgaattattaactttgtattgtcttgaatagtttagttagaatctagggtttacgatttgttcttgtgaatcgaacttttagggtatgggttgaatttctttagtttagttagtttatgtttaaactcgtaggatatgaattgaaattttagtttttaggatttgttcttatgaattgaacttttaggatatgaattgaacttttaagatatgaattggaccttttggatatgaattgaacttttaggatataaattggtgtaattaggaaaaaataattatcttgaattaactaaaaaagatataattaatttataattgtagaataaattaatttgttcttgtgaatcgaacttttagggtatgagttaaatttctttagtttagttagtttatgtttaaactcataggatatggattgaaatttttgtttttaggatttgttcttgtgaattgaacttttaggatatgaattgaacttttaagatatgaattggaccttttggatatgaattgatcttttaggatataaattggtataattaaaaaaaaataattatcttgaattaactaaaaaagatataattaatttataattatagaataaattaatttgttcttgttttatttgtatagatggaacatcgtacttggatgtacaataggaattatcctaatcggcggggattgcgggagaattttgtagaaggggttgatgactttattagacatgcaatgtcacttccaccataccaaagtgaaggagtaattaggtgcccttgtgtcaggtgcgattgtatgaagtttaaaaaaccggaggaagttaagcttcatctttataggaaggggtttatagagaattactttgtgtagactaatcatggagagatcgatggtagccgtgggatatttcataacatggttgttggtgaaagtagtaggtcggtagagaatacaaatcttgattctagaatttaGGATATGGTTGCAGATgcttgaacaaactcctaatgatgatgcaaaaagtttttatgaacagttaaaGGAAGCTAATcatccactacgtgaaggaagtccgcactctgagctgtctgttgcagttagattactaagtatcaaatctgattgaaatatttctcaagcagccatggactctttcattgaccttatgagtgaactagttgaccctaatatcaacttacctggtgatttctataaggcaaagaaattggtttctaagttaggactttcgtcaatgagaattgactgttgtgaagatggttgcatattatattataaagatgatgcaactttagacagttataaattttgcgaaaagcctcgtttaaagaggctttccagcgggaatatggtcgttgtcaaggcgatgcattatttatctcttatacctaggttaaagaggttatatgcgtcgatgagttctgctcctcatatgagatgccactttgaaaatagaagaccacctggtgttatgtgtcatccttcagatggagaagcttggaagcactttgat is drawn from Nicotiana tabacum cultivar K326 chromosome 22, ASM71507v2, whole genome shotgun sequence and contains these coding sequences:
- the LOC107802055 gene encoding protein S40-7-like; the protein is MDSGRRGGANNYRYLRKPPYSDRLLGIFSTAHSLSQPSTSTSTSPSTSAAGDELSEHDIFDVSSDAIHHSIPSTSTSPNTNHHRSPNHRSHQKHFGILAALPESESHAPALLSVSSSSSSSSTSSARLIPTIPKRPPSVDRVKYLQSAPVNVPVISAVGGQRGRHFDDVDDDDDDDDDDDVDNCEMLPPHELVASRQTPILASSVLEGAGRKLKGRDLRQVRNAIWRKTENICNLKAC